A portion of the Bacillus thuringiensis genome contains these proteins:
- a CDS encoding ABC transporter permease, with product MKGVIELQIWQLAAAYIFILILIGLVKLKGIPREKQITIATFRMTIQLVLVAYVLTYVFENSNPFYTIALITSITTFAIFNIYKRVNIPMSKELKRVAALSMVAGSIGPLLLFIFVIIGHDPWYAPQYIVPITGMLVGNAMTGVSLGANTFLNNMKSKRGQIEGALMLGATPKEAAAPLIRDAFDSAILPTINSMVGMGIISLPGMMTGQILSGVSPFTAIQYQIAIILGISGSTAFAVIIFLQLGYKTFFTKRCQLKEIDYGAR from the coding sequence TTGAAGGGCGTTATTGAACTCCAAATTTGGCAACTTGCCGCTGCCTATATTTTCATTCTTATTTTAATTGGACTCGTAAAATTAAAAGGAATACCTCGTGAGAAACAAATTACGATTGCAACATTCCGTATGACCATTCAGCTCGTACTTGTTGCATATGTCCTTACATACGTATTTGAAAACAGTAATCCATTTTATACAATTGCTCTTATTACTTCTATTACTACCTTTGCAATTTTTAATATTTATAAACGAGTTAACATCCCAATGTCTAAAGAATTAAAACGAGTAGCTGCCCTTTCCATGGTCGCTGGATCAATTGGACCACTTCTACTATTTATTTTTGTTATTATCGGTCATGACCCTTGGTATGCTCCGCAATATATCGTCCCTATTACAGGAATGTTAGTTGGGAATGCCATGACTGGCGTTTCTCTCGGTGCAAATACGTTCTTAAACAATATGAAATCAAAAAGAGGTCAAATTGAAGGTGCACTTATGCTCGGCGCAACACCGAAAGAAGCTGCTGCTCCGCTCATTCGAGACGCTTTTGATTCTGCTATTTTACCGACGATCAATTCTATGGTCGGAATGGGGATTATAAGCTTACCAGGCATGATGACTGGTCAAATATTATCCGGTGTATCACCATTCACAGCCATTCAATATCAAATCGCCATCATACTCGGTATTTCAGGAAGTACCGCTTTCGCTGTCATCATCTTCTTACAGCTCGGATATAAAACATTCTTTACTAAGCGATGTCAGTTGAAAGAAATTGACTATGGTGCACGGTGA
- a CDS encoding methyltransferase: MISGEIGVKDVIGGSVADERAKQKRYTEVMKKFNEMIANHPHLESVLVPIGDGMTISKVKK, from the coding sequence GTGATAAGTGGCGAAATTGGGGTGAAAGACGTTATTGGCGGTAGTGTAGCTGATGAGCGTGCGAAACAAAAACGTTATACAGAAGTTATGAAGAAGTTTAATGAAATGATAGCAAACCACCCGCATTTAGAATCTGTACTCGTTCCAATTGGTGATGGAATGACAATTTCTAAAGTGAAGAAATAA
- a CDS encoding ATP-binding cassette domain-containing protein, translating into MFILKDVIYKDILHIPYLQIQKEKITCIIGESGSGKSTLLRMLNDLQSPTSGTIEYNGKLISDYPPIQLRREVVMLGQTPPIFDGTIKDNLLMGLRLSEKSFPNDDALRSALQTVSLDKQLEDSASSLSGGEKQRLAFARIVLMDPPVYLLDEPTSALDSDTERRVMKQFTELARKKKKTVIFITHSQQLPEEIADDIIEISKTNGATRKEVLSVEGRY; encoded by the coding sequence ATGTTTATATTAAAAGACGTTATATATAAAGATATACTACACATTCCTTATTTACAGATTCAAAAAGAAAAGATCACTTGCATTATCGGTGAAAGCGGAAGCGGAAAAAGCACGTTGCTTCGCATGTTAAACGATTTACAATCTCCAACATCCGGCACAATTGAATATAACGGAAAATTAATTTCTGATTATCCGCCTATTCAATTACGTCGTGAAGTAGTTATGCTTGGGCAAACTCCACCTATTTTTGATGGAACCATTAAAGACAACCTATTAATGGGACTTCGTCTTTCTGAAAAATCATTTCCAAATGATGATGCCCTACGGAGTGCGTTACAAACCGTTAGCTTAGACAAGCAATTAGAAGATAGCGCCTCCTCATTATCCGGCGGTGAAAAACAAAGACTTGCCTTTGCTCGTATTGTACTTATGGATCCGCCTGTTTATTTATTAGATGAACCCACTTCAGCACTAGACAGTGATACAGAACGCCGCGTTATGAAACAATTTACTGAACTAGCACGAAAAAAGAAAAAAACAGTTATTTTCATCACGCACTCGCAACAACTTCCAGAAGAAATTGCAGACGATATTATTGAAATTAGTAAAACAAACGGTGCAACTAGAAAGGAAGTGCTCTCAGTTGAAGGGCGTTATTGA
- the dapF gene encoding diaminopimelate epimerase — MSQFSFTKMHGLGNSYIYVNMFEEQIPEEDLALVAEKVSNINTGIGADGMILICPSDVAPVKMRMFNNDGSEGKSCGNGLRCVAKYAYEHKLVEETVFTIETLAGIVTAEVTVEDGVVKLAKIDMGAPRLTRAEIPMLGEGETPFIRENFLYNNHRYAFTAVSMGNPHAVIFVEDVEKAPLTTLGPVLETHEMFPERVNVEFIEILNDEEMNFRVWERGSGVTQACGTGACAAVVAAILNGKMERGKEITVHLAGGDLMIAWTEEGNVLMKGPAEVICRGVYEYKIEA; from the coding sequence ATGAGCCAATTTTCTTTTACAAAAATGCATGGTCTTGGCAATAGTTATATATATGTAAATATGTTTGAAGAGCAAATTCCTGAAGAAGATTTAGCTCTTGTGGCGGAAAAGGTTTCAAATATTAATACTGGTATTGGAGCAGACGGAATGATTTTAATTTGTCCGTCTGATGTAGCTCCGGTGAAAATGCGTATGTTTAATAATGACGGATCAGAAGGAAAGAGCTGTGGTAATGGTTTGCGCTGCGTAGCGAAATATGCGTATGAGCATAAACTAGTAGAAGAAACAGTTTTCACAATTGAAACGTTAGCTGGTATTGTAACGGCTGAAGTAACAGTAGAAGATGGTGTCGTGAAATTAGCGAAAATCGATATGGGAGCACCGCGTCTAACACGTGCAGAAATACCGATGCTCGGTGAAGGTGAAACACCATTTATTCGTGAAAACTTCTTATACAATAATCATCGTTATGCATTTACGGCTGTTTCAATGGGGAACCCGCACGCGGTTATTTTTGTTGAGGATGTAGAGAAAGCACCTCTTACAACACTTGGTCCAGTTCTTGAGACACATGAAATGTTCCCAGAGCGAGTGAATGTTGAATTTATCGAGATTTTAAACGATGAAGAAATGAATTTCCGTGTTTGGGAACGTGGTTCTGGTGTAACGCAAGCTTGCGGAACAGGGGCATGCGCTGCAGTTGTAGCTGCTATTTTGAATGGGAAGATGGAACGTGGTAAAGAAATTACCGTTCATTTAGCTGGCGGCGATTTAATGATTGCTTGGACAGAAGAAGGAAACGTGTTAATGAAAGGACCTGCGGAAGTAATTTGCCGCGGAGTGTATGAGTACAAGATAGAAGCGTAA
- a CDS encoding GyrI-like domain-containing protein, protein MINEPIIVKKEAFQTIGVSVTTTNEIEASTEGKIPGLWNKYFQEQMIYHIPNQQTKEIFAFYSNYESDETGTYTFTIGMPVSSLEDVPENMTTLTIPAATYAVFTTRKGPVAEVVCEAWEYIWQWSKENKRAFTTDFELYAERALDPNHAQLDIYIALA, encoded by the coding sequence ATGATAAATGAACCCATTATCGTAAAAAAAGAAGCTTTCCAAACAATCGGCGTTTCGGTTACGACGACTAATGAAATAGAGGCATCTACTGAAGGAAAAATCCCCGGGCTTTGGAACAAATACTTTCAAGAACAAATGATATATCACATCCCAAATCAACAAACGAAAGAAATATTCGCTTTCTACTCAAACTATGAATCAGATGAAACTGGTACATATACATTTACAATCGGTATGCCCGTTTCTTCATTAGAAGATGTTCCTGAAAATATGACAACTTTAACAATACCTGCCGCTACATATGCGGTATTTACAACGAGAAAAGGTCCAGTTGCTGAAGTCGTTTGCGAAGCTTGGGAATATATTTGGCAATGGTCGAAAGAAAATAAACGTGCCTTCACAACAGACTTTGAGCTTTACGCCGAAAGAGCATTAGACCCAAATCATGCACAATTGGATATTTATATTGCGTTAGCCTAA
- a CDS encoding GNAT family N-acetyltransferase, whose amino-acid sequence MNPILLDVPLQIETDRLILRAPLQAGEGNVVHEAIKDSISELKQWLSLFQSIPTVEETEILLRNAHIDFLKRESFRYLIYHKETKDFIGTASLHGIDWKVSKCEIGYWISTQFSGNGYMTEVVNALINLGFQLFKFRRIEIRCERNNTKSRAIPEKLDFELEGILRNEDFSADGKQLTDTCIYAKIK is encoded by the coding sequence ATGAACCCTATTTTATTAGATGTTCCGTTACAAATAGAAACAGATAGACTCATTCTTCGAGCACCACTTCAAGCAGGTGAAGGGAATGTAGTACACGAAGCTATTAAAGATTCAATTAGTGAATTAAAGCAGTGGTTGTCTTTATTCCAGTCCATTCCTACTGTTGAAGAAACGGAAATTCTCCTGAGAAATGCGCATATAGATTTTTTGAAAAGAGAAAGCTTTCGCTATCTTATCTACCATAAGGAGACGAAGGATTTTATTGGAACCGCTAGCCTTCACGGAATTGATTGGAAGGTTTCTAAATGTGAAATTGGATACTGGATTAGCACGCAATTTAGTGGCAATGGATATATGACAGAAGTAGTAAATGCGTTAATAAACCTTGGATTTCAGTTATTCAAATTTAGAAGGATTGAAATACGATGTGAACGTAATAACACGAAAAGTCGTGCGATTCCTGAAAAACTAGACTTTGAACTTGAAGGGATATTACGTAATGAAGATTTTTCAGCTGACGGCAAACAACTAACTGATACTTGCATCTATGCAAAGATAAAGTGA
- a CDS encoding helix-turn-helix domain-containing protein has product MGSLYNLMKPYSEFRSKEEFNTYQKQVLKCYRFQLNKTDAIIIHFLGKYAVNEKQKTVGVACPLMETIAKNVGKSIRTVRRSIAKLEELGIIKRVATKERHKRGGYSANLYVFLASAIDRMDDRMKMSACESEDYAAGCSGKEQKSEGETILSKNIPQIKEKRKGTYELDETYCRHDIPKPFIYALVPMTSNPKKINLLWSKVELAYKKSGLLEQGVLLEQILADEEVYGNFIWRVKSVVRAYKYGEIRKNVKALLYSTVRDLFLEVGLEWGAAVRRSKGIPLFDPFKKEPCV; this is encoded by the coding sequence ATGGGAAGCTTATATAATTTAATGAAACCATACAGTGAATTTCGAAGTAAAGAAGAGTTTAATACATATCAAAAACAAGTTTTGAAGTGCTATCGATTTCAATTGAATAAAACTGATGCTATCATTATTCATTTTTTAGGAAAGTATGCGGTGAATGAGAAACAAAAAACAGTAGGAGTCGCCTGTCCGTTAATGGAGACGATTGCGAAGAATGTTGGAAAGAGTATTCGTACAGTACGCCGTTCAATTGCAAAGTTAGAGGAACTAGGAATTATAAAGCGTGTTGCAACAAAAGAAAGACATAAGCGCGGTGGGTATAGTGCGAACTTATATGTATTTCTTGCGTCTGCAATTGACCGCATGGATGACCGTATGAAAATGTCCGCATGTGAAAGTGAGGATTATGCAGCTGGTTGTAGCGGAAAGGAGCAAAAAAGCGAGGGGGAAACAATTCTTTCTAAAAACATTCCACAAATAAAAGAGAAAAGAAAAGGAACGTACGAGCTTGATGAAACGTATTGTCGTCACGATATACCAAAGCCTTTTATATACGCACTTGTGCCAATGACAAGTAACCCGAAGAAGATTAACTTACTGTGGAGTAAGGTGGAGCTTGCTTATAAAAAGAGCGGGTTACTAGAGCAAGGTGTTTTGCTAGAGCAAATATTAGCTGATGAAGAAGTGTATGGAAATTTCATTTGGCGAGTAAAGAGTGTTGTGAGAGCGTATAAATATGGGGAAATCCGTAAAAATGTTAAGGCGCTTTTATATAGTACAGTGCGGGATCTATTTTTAGAGGTTGGACTAGAATGGGGAGCAGCTGTGAGACGAAGTAAGGGGATACCGTTATTTGATCCGTTTAAAAAGGAGCCATGCGTATAA
- a CDS encoding NAD(P)/FAD-dependent oxidoreductase, with product MKHLVILGGGYGGMRILQRLLPSNQLPDDVQVTLIDKVPYHCFKTEYYALVAGTISETHIRIPFPEHPRLNIQYGTITNIDLEEKAVHLDGGEAIQYDDLIIGLGCEDKYHNVPGAKEYTHSLQSIEQTRKTYEQLNSLEPNATVAVVGAGLSGVEVASELRESRSDLKIYLFDRKDRILFPYPEKLSRYVEEWFVKHKVNIIRNSNITKVEPNIVYNHDEPLECDAIVWTAGIQANEVVRNLPVEQDGSGRVVLTKYHNIPNNEHVYVVGDCAALPHAPSAQLAEGQGEQIVQILLKRWNNEPLPDELPVIKLKGVLGSLGKKHGFGLLANQPLMGRVPRLLKSGLLWMYKYHKG from the coding sequence ATGAAACACCTCGTAATACTAGGTGGCGGCTACGGTGGAATGAGAATTCTGCAACGGCTACTTCCAAGCAACCAACTTCCGGATGATGTACAAGTGACATTAATCGACAAAGTACCATATCATTGTTTCAAAACTGAATATTATGCATTAGTTGCGGGTACTATTTCAGAAACGCATATTCGTATACCGTTTCCTGAGCACCCACGCCTCAATATTCAATACGGCACAATAACAAATATTGATCTCGAAGAAAAAGCGGTTCATCTCGATGGCGGCGAAGCGATCCAATATGATGATTTAATTATCGGGCTTGGCTGTGAAGATAAATATCATAACGTTCCTGGGGCGAAGGAATATACACATAGCCTACAATCGATTGAACAAACACGTAAAACATATGAACAATTAAATAGTCTAGAACCAAACGCAACTGTAGCAGTTGTTGGCGCCGGCTTAAGCGGCGTTGAAGTAGCAAGTGAACTTCGCGAAAGTCGTTCTGATTTAAAAATCTATTTATTTGATCGAAAAGATAGAATTTTATTCCCGTATCCAGAGAAATTAAGTAGATACGTAGAAGAATGGTTCGTAAAACATAAAGTTAATATTATAAGAAACTCTAACATTACAAAAGTGGAACCAAATATTGTGTATAACCACGATGAACCACTTGAATGTGATGCAATCGTCTGGACAGCTGGTATTCAAGCAAATGAAGTTGTTCGAAACCTTCCAGTTGAACAAGATGGTAGCGGACGGGTTGTCTTAACTAAATATCATAATATTCCAAACAACGAGCACGTTTACGTTGTAGGAGATTGCGCAGCACTTCCACATGCACCATCTGCCCAACTTGCTGAAGGTCAAGGAGAACAAATTGTCCAAATATTATTAAAACGTTGGAATAATGAACCACTCCCTGATGAACTACCTGTTATTAAATTAAAGGGTGTTCTAGGATCTCTTGGTAAAAAGCATGGATTCGGTTTACTCGCAAATCAACCATTAATGGGACGTGTACCAAGATTATTAAAATCCGGTCTTCTTTGGATGTACAAATATCATAAGGGTTAA
- a CDS encoding DUF523 domain-containing protein, translated as MIVISACLGGIACRYDGNDNLVSKIEELLQQEDTVLICPEVLGGLPTPRPSAEIIGGNGDDVLDGKAKVITKDGEDVTEAFVNGAYKALEQIKNLHPEYIILKERSPSCGSSTIYTGEFNGNKQVGYGVTTALFKRHGFKVISEEEFENKKRN; from the coding sequence ATGATCGTAATTAGCGCTTGTTTAGGTGGTATCGCTTGTCGATATGACGGAAATGACAATCTCGTTTCAAAAATAGAGGAGCTACTACAACAAGAAGATACAGTCCTCATTTGTCCTGAAGTATTAGGAGGACTGCCAACACCTCGTCCTTCTGCTGAAATTATTGGCGGGAATGGCGACGACGTTTTGGACGGAAAAGCGAAAGTGATAACAAAAGATGGTGAAGATGTCACAGAAGCTTTCGTAAATGGTGCTTATAAAGCATTAGAACAAATTAAAAATTTACACCCAGAATATATTATTTTAAAGGAACGCAGCCCATCTTGTGGCAGTTCTACGATTTACACTGGAGAATTTAACGGCAATAAGCAAGTTGGTTACGGAGTAACTACTGCTTTATTTAAAAGACACGGATTTAAAGTCATTTCAGAAGAAGAATTTGAAAACAAAAAAAGGAATTGA
- a CDS encoding YuzB family protein: protein MIKPLIEFCVGNLASGSQAALEKLEKDPNLDVMEYGCLGYCGICFEGPFALVNGEVVQGATVEELVNNVYDYLDENPMF, encoded by the coding sequence TTGATTAAACCATTAATTGAATTTTGTGTAGGTAACCTTGCAAGTGGTTCACAAGCAGCGTTAGAGAAATTAGAAAAAGATCCGAATTTAGATGTAATGGAATATGGTTGTTTAGGATATTGTGGTATTTGTTTTGAAGGACCATTTGCACTTGTGAATGGTGAAGTTGTACAAGGTGCGACAGTAGAAGAGCTTGTAAATAATGTATATGATTATTTGGATGAAAATCCAATGTTTTAA
- a CDS encoding aspartyl-phosphate phosphatase Spo0E family protein: MNLSKLNNRIEAKKKELIYLVERYGFTHDKVISFSQELDRLLNLLIKLKTKKKRCSL; the protein is encoded by the coding sequence ATGAACTTATCGAAACTAAACAATCGAATAGAAGCGAAAAAGAAAGAGTTAATCTATCTCGTTGAACGATACGGATTCACTCATGATAAAGTGATTTCTTTCAGCCAAGAATTAGATCGTTTACTTAACTTACTAATAAAACTTAAAACGAAGAAAAAACGTTGTTCGTTATAA
- a CDS encoding DUF2628 domain-containing protein translates to MMYVKDTVLQETISQQELHKVVQKNTAYYDFKWGKVENPAQGNTWNWVAFFFPTFWLAYRKMYKLFIIFALLAIPSIVITPFIDIPEGIYVTFSLALQLGMMIFTGWQGNRLYYKHAVRVFRKGEDAPDHKKAYFLQSKGGASVAGMIGLQVIVGIVFGGAMLGLSLLPTEPNIKNVVRSTGEGVTLEIMTDNPTWKFVKKEKDYDVVEFTGYDYTEKKNVKIKFAVYFDEDYFEWQEVYENNKKLSEEEVEEYQIYIEENNWGF, encoded by the coding sequence ATGATGTACGTGAAGGACACTGTTTTACAAGAAACAATTTCTCAACAAGAATTACATAAAGTTGTTCAAAAGAATACAGCTTATTATGATTTTAAGTGGGGTAAAGTAGAAAACCCTGCGCAAGGGAATACATGGAATTGGGTAGCCTTTTTCTTCCCAACCTTTTGGTTAGCTTATCGCAAAATGTATAAGTTATTTATTATATTTGCGTTATTGGCTATACCTAGTATAGTTATAACCCCTTTTATAGATATTCCAGAGGGGATTTATGTAACATTTAGTTTAGCTCTTCAATTAGGAATGATGATATTTACTGGATGGCAAGGAAACCGTTTATATTATAAGCATGCTGTTCGTGTTTTTCGTAAGGGAGAAGATGCGCCTGATCATAAGAAGGCGTATTTCTTACAATCTAAGGGTGGCGCTAGTGTAGCTGGTATGATTGGTTTACAAGTTATAGTCGGGATTGTGTTTGGCGGAGCTATGCTCGGACTTTCTCTTTTACCAACTGAGCCGAATATTAAAAACGTTGTTCGTTCAACTGGTGAAGGGGTTACTTTAGAGATTATGACTGATAATCCAACCTGGAAGTTTGTGAAGAAAGAAAAAGATTATGATGTAGTAGAGTTTACTGGCTATGATTATACAGAGAAGAAAAACGTGAAAATTAAATTTGCTGTTTATTTCGATGAAGATTATTTCGAGTGGCAAGAGGTATATGAAAATAATAAGAAGTTAAGTGAAGAAGAAGTAGAAGAATATCAAATTTATATTGAAGAAAATAATTGGGGTTTCTAG
- a CDS encoding MFS transporter, translating into MEELQQNKTALEGSGKPLLKNTNFLFLWAATLFSSFALAFFTFSQTWYIAKTLNLEASLGVVFVALSVPRLIFMIIGGAVADKFPKKNIMFYSNIIRAILVATILTWFIVGDVTLYTFALFALFFGLADAFFWSADGSILPELVEKSRLTQANSLTQMTNQASVILGPVLGGILIKFTNYETIFSITILLLIVAAILVQKIQFTMPELKDTDKGMFTSIKEGILYVKESPFLSTFLLCSAFLNLFLIGPMQVGFPLFVKNVLHGDSLHFSYLEASVGGGMAIGAVIVGLKNINRRRGLFCIIMMLLSGVFFLSINFSTVLWQALLAGMFYGITIAMAIVPLMAMIQSTVKEEMMGRVMSLLMLSSMGFIPLSYAFTSIALAMGIPIVTVMKSGAIAVIVFVLFVAIRVPVVRKFD; encoded by the coding sequence ATGGAGGAACTACAACAAAATAAAACTGCTTTAGAAGGAAGCGGAAAACCGTTATTAAAAAATACGAATTTCCTTTTTCTTTGGGCAGCTACTCTTTTTTCAAGCTTTGCTTTAGCCTTTTTTACTTTTTCACAAACGTGGTACATAGCAAAAACATTAAACCTTGAAGCTTCACTCGGTGTTGTTTTCGTAGCTCTTAGTGTTCCAAGGCTTATTTTTATGATTATCGGCGGCGCTGTAGCTGATAAATTCCCGAAAAAAAACATTATGTTTTACTCCAATATTATTCGAGCGATTCTTGTCGCAACCATTCTCACATGGTTTATCGTTGGTGATGTAACACTATATACATTTGCTTTATTCGCTTTATTCTTTGGACTTGCTGATGCTTTTTTCTGGTCAGCTGACGGATCAATCTTACCTGAACTTGTAGAAAAAAGCCGTTTAACACAAGCAAACTCACTTACACAAATGACGAACCAAGCATCGGTCATCTTAGGCCCTGTACTTGGTGGAATTCTGATCAAATTTACAAACTACGAGACAATATTTTCCATTACAATTTTATTACTGATTGTCGCAGCCATACTCGTTCAAAAAATACAATTTACGATGCCAGAACTAAAAGATACAGATAAAGGTATGTTCACTTCTATTAAAGAAGGAATCTTATATGTAAAGGAATCGCCATTCCTTTCAACTTTCCTTCTTTGTAGCGCCTTTTTAAATTTATTTTTAATTGGTCCGATGCAGGTCGGTTTCCCGCTTTTCGTTAAAAATGTTCTGCACGGTGACTCGCTCCATTTCAGTTACTTAGAAGCATCTGTAGGCGGCGGAATGGCAATAGGCGCTGTCATTGTCGGTTTAAAAAATATTAATCGTAGACGCGGACTATTTTGCATTATCATGATGCTACTGTCTGGTGTATTCTTCTTATCCATCAACTTTAGCACCGTACTTTGGCAAGCATTATTAGCCGGCATGTTTTATGGTATTACAATTGCAATGGCTATCGTTCCGCTTATGGCGATGATTCAATCGACAGTAAAAGAGGAAATGATGGGACGCGTAATGAGCTTACTTATGCTATCATCAATGGGCTTTATCCCGCTCTCTTATGCATTCACATCAATCGCACTTGCAATGGGAATTCCAATCGTAACCGTTATGAAAAGCGGTGCAATTGCTGTTATCGTCTTCGTACTATTTGTAGCGATTCGTGTCCCAGTTGTAAGAAAGTTCGATTAG
- a CDS encoding HesB/IscA family protein has protein sequence MIEVTEQAAFQIKDMLKDAEDGEKYVRLAVHGGGCTGLSYGLGFEVEPKEDDIVLEFFGVEFVIDTESAPIVKGVKIDYKQSMLGGGFTIDNPNAIASCGCGSSFRTATNAGKPEEC, from the coding sequence ATGATTGAAGTAACAGAACAAGCAGCTTTTCAAATTAAAGATATGTTAAAAGATGCTGAAGATGGAGAGAAGTACGTGCGCCTTGCTGTACATGGCGGCGGATGTACTGGCCTTTCTTACGGCTTAGGATTTGAAGTAGAACCAAAAGAAGACGACATAGTTCTTGAGTTTTTCGGTGTTGAATTTGTTATCGATACAGAAAGTGCTCCAATTGTTAAAGGAGTAAAAATTGATTATAAACAATCTATGCTTGGTGGCGGATTCACAATCGACAATCCAAACGCAATCGCATCATGCGGATGCGGATCATCTTTCCGTACAGCTACGAATGCTGGTAAGCCAGAAGAGTGCTAA
- the phnA gene encoding alkylphosphonate utilization operon protein PhnA: MATLPNCPKCNSEYTYEDGVLFVCPECAHEWGQDAEAENNDGAKVVKDANGNVLQDGDAVTVIKDLKVKGTSSVVKIGTKVKSIRLVDGDHDIDCKIDGFGAMKLKSQFVKKA, encoded by the coding sequence ATGGCTACTTTACCAAATTGTCCAAAATGTAATTCAGAATATACGTATGAGGATGGCGTTCTTTTCGTATGTCCAGAATGTGCTCATGAGTGGGGCCAAGACGCAGAAGCTGAAAATAATGATGGTGCAAAAGTTGTAAAAGATGCGAACGGAAACGTTCTTCAAGATGGCGATGCTGTTACTGTTATTAAAGATTTAAAAGTAAAAGGAACTTCTTCAGTTGTGAAGATCGGTACGAAAGTAAAGAGTATCCGTCTAGTTGATGGCGATCACGATATCGATTGCAAAATCGACGGTTTCGGAGCTATGAAGTTAAAATCACAGTTCGTTAAGAAGGCGTAG
- a CDS encoding YxeA family protein, whose amino-acid sequence MKRYIALFSILVVFASLLVGCDLNRMGKDEYYVQITVDGKEYNGKSSNGEPYKDYQYKLTGFDKDGKEKELEFNAQKNLRKEAFLRVYHSDKKGVSAWEEVKKDELPAKVKEKLSVK is encoded by the coding sequence ATGAAAAGGTACATTGCACTGTTTAGTATTTTAGTTGTATTCGCAAGCTTGTTAGTTGGTTGTGATTTAAACCGTATGGGTAAAGATGAGTATTACGTTCAAATTACAGTAGATGGAAAAGAGTATAATGGTAAGTCTAGTAATGGTGAACCATATAAAGATTATCAATATAAACTAACTGGATTTGATAAAGACGGTAAAGAGAAAGAATTAGAATTTAATGCACAAAAAAATCTTCGTAAAGAAGCATTTCTACGTGTATATCATTCAGATAAAAAAGGTGTATCAGCTTGGGAAGAAGTGAAGAAAGACGAGCTTCCAGCGAAAGTGAAAGAAAAATTAAGTGTGAAATAA